One region of Anaeromyxobacter paludicola genomic DNA includes:
- a CDS encoding ABC transporter permease, with product MTARASLVRIAFLAGLLALWELASRIGPWPHHLFPGPVAVARSFWLMLQDGRLGAAVLRSLSRLAQGYGLSAAIGLPLGVAIARIGWVKLAIRPLVLGLQALPSICWLPLAVLWFGLTEWAILFVVVMGSLLAITISTEDGVSAIDPLLLRAAGTLGIKGPRFYGGVLVPAALPGIVTGLKLGWSFAWRALMAGELLFVAGGLGQLLAQGRELLDVPQVMAVMAAIVAIGSAVDQVLFHLAEVRVRRRWGLAEAA from the coding sequence ATGACCGCGAGAGCCTCCCTGGTTCGGATCGCCTTCCTGGCCGGGCTCCTGGCGCTGTGGGAGCTCGCCTCTAGGATCGGGCCCTGGCCGCACCACCTCTTCCCCGGGCCGGTGGCGGTGGCGCGCAGCTTCTGGCTCATGCTGCAGGACGGGCGGCTCGGCGCCGCGGTGCTGCGCTCGCTCTCGCGGCTGGCGCAGGGGTACGGCCTCTCCGCGGCCATCGGGCTGCCGCTCGGCGTCGCCATCGCCCGCATCGGGTGGGTCAAGCTCGCGATCCGGCCGCTGGTGCTCGGGCTCCAGGCGCTCCCGTCCATCTGCTGGCTGCCCCTGGCGGTGCTCTGGTTCGGGCTCACCGAGTGGGCCATCCTCTTCGTGGTGGTGATGGGCTCGCTCCTCGCCATCACCATCTCCACCGAGGACGGCGTCTCGGCCATCGACCCGCTCCTGCTGCGCGCCGCCGGCACGCTCGGGATCAAGGGCCCCCGCTTCTACGGCGGGGTGCTCGTGCCGGCCGCGCTGCCCGGCATCGTCACCGGCCTCAAGCTCGGCTGGAGCTTCGCCTGGCGGGCCCTCATGGCCGGCGAGCTGCTCTTCGTGGCGGGCGGGCTCGGGCAGCTCCTGGCGCAGGGGCGCGAGCTGCTCGACGTGCCGCAGGTGATGGCGGTGATGGCGGCCATCGTGGCGATCGGCTCGGCGGTGGACCAGGTGCTCTTCCACCTCGCCGAGGTGCGGGTCCGGCGCCGCTGGGGCCTGGCGGAGGCGGCGTGA
- a CDS encoding phosphatase PAP2 family protein codes for MERPAALQSPEELVGGGAAALPGALAPSRLHRLLSFDETLLLGVRRFHGPWRTRLARLLTAAGDARSWTFASLVLLASMRPTGLHLGLRVAAGSSLAALLAQGLKRTLNRARPSSAIEQFEALADNPDAFSFPSGHTAAAFGVAVALAGEPFWAGPIATVLAVGIGLSRVYLGAHYPLDVAAGSVLGVAAGVLARLLVA; via the coding sequence ATGGAGAGGCCCGCAGCGCTGCAGTCGCCCGAGGAGCTGGTGGGAGGTGGCGCCGCCGCCCTCCCCGGCGCCCTCGCGCCCTCGCGCCTCCACCGGCTCCTCTCGTTCGACGAGACGCTCCTCCTCGGGGTCCGCCGCTTCCACGGGCCCTGGCGCACGCGGCTCGCGCGGCTGCTCACCGCGGCCGGCGACGCGCGGAGCTGGACCTTCGCGAGCCTGGTGCTCCTCGCGAGCATGCGCCCCACCGGGCTCCACCTCGGGCTGCGCGTGGCCGCCGGCAGCAGCCTCGCCGCGCTCCTGGCCCAGGGGCTGAAGCGGACCCTCAACCGGGCCCGCCCCTCCTCGGCCATCGAGCAGTTCGAGGCGCTGGCCGACAACCCCGACGCCTTCAGCTTCCCCTCGGGCCACACCGCCGCCGCGTTCGGCGTGGCGGTCGCCCTCGCGGGCGAGCCCTTCTGGGCGGGACCGATCGCCACCGTCCTCGCGGTAGGGATCGGCCTCTCGCGCGTCTACCTCGGGGCGCACTACCCGCTCGACGTCGCCGCCGGCTCGGTGCTGGGCGTCGCCGCCGGGGTGCTGGCGCGCCTGCTCGTCGCCTAG
- a CDS encoding ABC-F family ATP-binding cassette domain-containing protein, giving the protein MISVQNVSKAFGPKKLFEDVDVAFSPGNRYGLTGPNGAGKSTFMKILAGDEEADTGNVLRPKKVGILRQDHFRYEDDRVIDVVLMGNQRLWEAMREKEALLAKPDITEEDGHRLGDLEGVVAEEDGYTAEATAGELLEGLGIETAFHDQPMRALAGGYKLRVLLAQALFGQPQGLLLDEPTNNLDLDSIRWLERFLRAYEGVLITISHDRHFLNAICTHIADIDYETIITYSGGYDDMVRQKAQVRSRVESENAEKKKKILALQDFVARFHAGTRASQVQSRIRAMEKLKVEDIKRSNIARPFIKFEQKGPSGKQTLTVEEISKTYGDQKIVRPFSALVTRGEKVCVIGKNGVGKSTLVRMLAGDLAPDHGQVKWGHQASVGYLPQDHAGVIRKGTTAFGWLRELEDKLSNEEISGLLGRMLFSGEERMKPTDTLSGGETVRLLLSKLMMTKDNVLILDEPTNHLDLESIASLSEGLSRYEGTAIIVTHDQQLIGEVATRIWAMRPGEEITDFNGTFDEFVEKEPELAAHHR; this is encoded by the coding sequence ATGATCTCGGTTCAGAACGTCAGCAAGGCCTTCGGGCCGAAGAAGCTGTTCGAGGACGTCGACGTCGCCTTCTCGCCGGGCAACCGGTACGGCCTCACCGGCCCGAACGGCGCCGGCAAGTCCACCTTCATGAAGATCCTCGCCGGCGACGAGGAGGCCGACACGGGCAACGTGCTGCGCCCGAAGAAGGTCGGCATCCTGCGCCAGGACCACTTCCGCTACGAGGACGACCGCGTCATCGACGTCGTCCTGATGGGCAACCAGCGGCTCTGGGAGGCGATGCGCGAGAAGGAGGCGCTCCTCGCCAAGCCCGACATCACCGAGGAAGACGGCCACCGGCTCGGCGACCTCGAGGGGGTCGTGGCCGAGGAGGACGGCTACACCGCCGAGGCGACCGCGGGCGAGCTCCTCGAGGGCCTCGGGATCGAGACCGCCTTCCACGACCAGCCCATGCGCGCGCTCGCCGGCGGCTACAAGCTGCGCGTGCTGCTCGCCCAGGCGCTCTTCGGCCAGCCGCAGGGGCTCCTGCTCGACGAGCCGACCAACAACCTCGACCTCGACTCGATCCGCTGGCTGGAGAGGTTCCTGCGGGCGTACGAGGGCGTGCTCATCACCATCTCGCACGACCGGCACTTCCTGAACGCCATCTGCACCCACATCGCCGACATCGACTACGAGACCATCATCACGTACTCGGGCGGCTACGACGACATGGTGCGGCAGAAGGCCCAGGTGCGCAGCCGGGTCGAGAGCGAGAACGCCGAGAAGAAGAAGAAGATCCTCGCCCTCCAGGACTTCGTCGCCCGCTTCCACGCCGGCACCCGCGCCTCCCAGGTCCAGAGCCGCATCCGGGCCATGGAGAAGCTCAAGGTCGAGGACATCAAGCGGTCGAACATCGCCCGGCCCTTCATCAAGTTCGAGCAGAAGGGGCCCTCGGGCAAGCAGACCCTCACCGTCGAGGAGATCTCCAAGACCTACGGGGACCAGAAGATCGTGCGCCCCTTCTCGGCGCTCGTGACCCGCGGCGAGAAGGTCTGCGTCATCGGCAAGAACGGCGTCGGCAAGTCCACGCTGGTCCGGATGCTCGCGGGCGACCTCGCCCCCGACCACGGCCAGGTGAAGTGGGGCCACCAGGCCTCGGTGGGCTACCTCCCGCAGGACCACGCCGGCGTGATCCGCAAGGGCACCACCGCCTTCGGCTGGCTGCGCGAGCTCGAGGACAAGCTCTCGAACGAGGAGATCTCGGGCCTCCTCGGCCGCATGCTCTTCTCCGGCGAGGAGCGGATGAAGCCGACCGACACGCTCTCCGGCGGCGAGACGGTGCGGCTCCTCCTCTCCAAGCTGATGATGACGAAGGACAACGTCCTCATCCTCGACGAGCCGACCAACCACCTCGACCTCGAGTCGATCGCCTCGCTCTCCGAGGGGCTCTCGCGCTACGAGGGCACGGCGATCATCGTCACCCACGACCAGCAGCTCATCGGCGAGGTGGCGACCCGCATCTGGGCGATGCGCCCCGGCGAGGAGATCACCGACTTCAACGGCACCTTCGACGAGTTCGTGGAGAAGGAACCCGAGCTCGCGGCCCATCACCGTTAG
- a CDS encoding response regulator, whose translation MPTAKPVVLVIDDDPTHLYLTRSLLEDEGLQVHCHEGAFGATQRLRDVEPDLVLLDVNMPGLSGETLAGILRRAEQRRASWAGGAPRGAPIVLYSSNDEDVLRQSVSALGVAGYVCKGDLGMLRERVWRVLGTWARGA comes from the coding sequence ATGCCCACCGCCAAGCCCGTCGTGCTCGTGATCGACGACGACCCCACGCACCTCTACCTGACGCGCAGCCTCCTCGAGGACGAGGGGCTCCAGGTGCACTGCCACGAGGGCGCGTTCGGCGCGACCCAGCGGCTGCGCGACGTCGAGCCCGACCTCGTGCTCCTCGACGTGAACATGCCTGGGCTCTCCGGAGAGACCCTCGCCGGCATCCTGCGCCGGGCCGAGCAGCGGCGGGCGAGCTGGGCGGGCGGCGCGCCGCGCGGCGCCCCCATCGTGCTCTACTCGTCGAACGACGAGGACGTCCTGCGGCAGAGCGTGAGCGCGCTCGGGGTGGCGGGCTACGTCTGCAAGGGCGACCTCGGGATGCTGCGCGAGCGCGTCTGGCGGGTCCTCGGGACGTGGGCCCGCGGGGCCTGA
- a CDS encoding ABC transporter substrate-binding protein produces the protein MRRREQLRRSASAVVAVALLVALAVALVLLSSCRRAPPPGGPLRVGYFPNVTHAQALVGDAEGAFAAALGGRGITARTFNAGPSAMEALLAGELDLCYVGNAPAALAYLRSHGGLRVVAGAASGGASLVVREARGPADLAGKRVASPQLGNSQDVSLRWWLREAGLPIGEKPPAVNVSPIANAEILALFQQGQLAGAWVPEPWASRLVAQAGGRILVDERDLWPERTFPTTVVVVSERALRDRRPDLVSALRAHLSLTERWRRDPAGFARAANAAFGKLAGHPLPEAVLQAAFSRLEPTDDPMADKLATAARRAAALKLAPEGDLSGLVDGSLLSEARAAAAR, from the coding sequence GTGAGGCGGCGCGAGCAGCTCCGGCGCTCGGCCTCGGCGGTGGTCGCGGTCGCCCTGCTCGTCGCCCTGGCGGTGGCGCTCGTGCTGCTCTCGTCCTGCCGCCGCGCGCCGCCGCCCGGCGGGCCGCTCCGCGTCGGCTACTTCCCGAACGTGACCCACGCGCAGGCGCTGGTGGGCGACGCGGAGGGCGCCTTCGCCGCCGCGCTGGGCGGCAGGGGGATCACCGCGCGGACCTTCAACGCCGGCCCGAGCGCGATGGAGGCGCTCCTCGCGGGAGAGCTCGACCTCTGCTACGTCGGCAACGCGCCGGCCGCGCTCGCCTACCTCCGCTCCCACGGCGGGCTGCGCGTCGTCGCCGGGGCGGCCTCGGGCGGCGCGTCGCTGGTGGTGCGCGAGGCGCGCGGGCCGGCCGACCTCGCCGGGAAGCGCGTCGCCTCGCCGCAGCTCGGCAACAGCCAGGACGTGTCGCTCCGGTGGTGGCTGCGGGAGGCCGGGCTCCCGATCGGTGAGAAGCCGCCGGCGGTCAACGTGAGCCCCATCGCCAACGCCGAGATCCTGGCGCTCTTCCAGCAGGGGCAGCTCGCCGGGGCCTGGGTGCCGGAGCCGTGGGCGTCCCGGCTCGTCGCCCAGGCGGGCGGGCGGATCCTGGTGGACGAGCGCGACCTCTGGCCCGAGCGGACCTTCCCGACGACGGTCGTGGTCGTGAGCGAGCGGGCGCTGCGCGACCGGCGCCCCGACCTCGTCTCGGCGCTGCGGGCGCACCTCTCGCTCACCGAGCGCTGGCGGCGCGATCCCGCCGGGTTCGCCCGCGCCGCCAACGCCGCCTTCGGCAAGCTCGCCGGCCATCCGCTCCCGGAGGCGGTGCTGCAGGCGGCCTTCTCGCGGCTCGAGCCGACCGACGACCCGATGGCCGACAAGCTCGCCACCGCCGCCCGGCGCGCCGCCGCCCTGAAGCTCGCGCCCGAGGGCGACCTCTCCGGGCTGGTGGACGGGAGCCTCCTCTCCGAGGCCCGCGCGGCGGCCGCTCGTTGA
- a CDS encoding glycosyltransferase family protein has translation MTGAAAPLVVAADMGYGHLRAAWPIAEALGVEVREVDRPPLAGAEEERLWARTRAAYELTSRLSQWPVVGAPLRAALDAATAIEPLHPLRDLSAATGPVRALERLLGGGKLGQGLVEELRRSGAPLVTTFYTPALAADRAGCRGVHCVVTDSDLHRIWAPAEPATSRIRYLAPTPRAVRRLVAYGVPRERVVLTGFPLPDELVGGPELPALTRNLAARLVRLDPEREFRRDFRHELSRFLGPLPDEEEGRPPLLVFAVGGAGAQAGLAASFLPGFRPALEAGRLRLALVAGLRREVGDAFREAIDAAGLGALPPGALELVEATSFGGYYRAFNGLLARADALWTKPSELSFYAALGLPVICAWPVGAHEKYNRRWLLQAGAGLKQGEPRFAAEWLPEWLADGTLAGAAFSGFLRLPKFGLYRILEELRAAARPA, from the coding sequence GTGACCGGAGCCGCGGCGCCGCTCGTCGTGGCGGCGGACATGGGCTACGGCCACCTCCGCGCCGCCTGGCCCATCGCCGAGGCGCTCGGGGTGGAGGTGCGCGAGGTGGACCGGCCGCCGCTCGCCGGCGCCGAGGAGGAGCGGCTCTGGGCCCGCACCCGGGCCGCCTACGAGCTGACCTCGCGCCTCTCGCAGTGGCCGGTGGTCGGGGCGCCGCTGCGGGCCGCGCTCGACGCCGCCACCGCCATCGAGCCGCTCCACCCGCTGCGGGACCTCTCCGCCGCCACCGGCCCGGTGCGCGCGCTGGAGCGGCTCCTCGGCGGCGGCAAGCTCGGCCAGGGGCTGGTGGAGGAGCTGCGGCGGAGCGGCGCGCCGCTCGTGACCACGTTCTACACGCCGGCGCTCGCGGCCGACCGGGCCGGCTGCCGCGGCGTGCACTGCGTGGTCACCGACTCGGACCTCCACCGGATCTGGGCCCCGGCCGAGCCGGCCACGAGCCGGATCCGCTACCTCGCCCCGACCCCGCGCGCGGTGCGCCGGCTCGTCGCCTACGGCGTGCCCCGCGAGCGGGTGGTCCTCACCGGCTTCCCGCTCCCCGACGAGCTGGTCGGCGGTCCGGAGCTCCCCGCGCTCACGCGGAACCTCGCGGCGCGGCTGGTGCGGCTCGACCCGGAGCGCGAGTTCCGGCGCGACTTCCGGCACGAGCTGTCGCGCTTCCTCGGGCCGCTGCCGGACGAGGAGGAGGGGCGGCCGCCGCTGCTCGTGTTCGCGGTGGGCGGGGCGGGCGCGCAGGCCGGCCTCGCGGCGAGCTTCCTGCCCGGCTTCCGGCCGGCGCTGGAGGCGGGGCGGCTCCGGCTCGCGCTCGTGGCCGGGCTCCGGCGCGAGGTGGGCGACGCCTTCCGCGAGGCGATCGACGCGGCCGGCCTGGGGGCGCTCCCGCCGGGCGCCCTCGAGCTCGTCGAGGCCACGTCGTTCGGCGGCTACTACCGCGCCTTCAACGGGCTGCTCGCCCGCGCCGACGCGCTCTGGACGAAGCCCTCGGAGCTCTCGTTCTACGCCGCGCTCGGGCTCCCGGTGATCTGCGCCTGGCCCGTCGGCGCCCACGAGAAGTACAACCGGCGCTGGCTCCTGCAGGCCGGCGCGGGGCTGAAGCAGGGGGAGCCGCGCTTCGCCGCCGAGTGGCTGCCGGAGTGGCTCGCCGACGGGACGCTGGCCGGCGCCGCCTTCTCGGGCTTCCTCCGGCTCCCGAAGTTCGGGCTCTACCGGATCCTGGAGGAGCTCCGGGCCGCCGCGCGCCCGGCCTGA
- a CDS encoding metallophosphoesterase family protein: MPTLAHLSDLHLGRDEATGAAARRLARALLAAGVDRLLLTGDLTHRGQRGELHEFEEVFAPWRDAGRLTLVPGNHDRLGHDLGGALMPGDRVQVEEHEGLHLVRLDSTGPHNRSFLSGHGALAPGDLDLVDRALAAARPGALRVLMLHHHPLPLPEDCLVERLSSWLGRPWTAELALGPALLARIAGRCDLVLHGHRHAASRVELEGAAGAPLAVLNAGCSTELEAARLLDYADGRVAGERWLHSDAGVAPILAPRPAARAPRPVDPGLAA; this comes from the coding sequence ATGCCCACGCTCGCCCACCTCTCCGATCTCCACCTCGGCCGCGACGAGGCGACCGGGGCCGCCGCCCGCCGCCTCGCCCGGGCCCTCCTCGCCGCCGGCGTGGACCGGCTGCTCCTGACCGGCGACCTCACCCACCGCGGCCAGCGCGGCGAGCTGCACGAGTTCGAGGAGGTCTTCGCCCCCTGGCGCGACGCCGGGCGGCTCACCCTCGTGCCGGGGAACCACGACCGGCTCGGCCACGACCTCGGGGGCGCGCTCATGCCGGGCGACCGGGTCCAGGTGGAGGAGCACGAGGGGCTGCACCTCGTGCGGCTCGACTCGACCGGTCCCCACAACCGCTCCTTCCTCTCCGGCCACGGCGCGCTCGCGCCGGGCGACCTCGACCTCGTGGACCGGGCGCTCGCCGCCGCGCGCCCCGGCGCGCTGCGCGTCCTCATGCTGCACCACCACCCGCTGCCGCTCCCGGAGGACTGCCTCGTGGAGCGGCTCTCCTCCTGGCTGGGCCGCCCCTGGACCGCCGAGCTCGCGCTCGGCCCGGCGCTCCTCGCGCGGATCGCCGGGCGCTGCGACCTCGTCCTGCACGGCCACCGGCACGCGGCCTCGCGGGTCGAGCTCGAGGGCGCCGCGGGCGCGCCCCTCGCCGTGCTCAACGCCGGCTGCTCCACCGAGCTCGAGGCCGCCCGGCTCCTCGACTACGCGGACGGGCGGGTGGCCGGGGAACGGTGGCTGCACTCGGACGCCGGCGTGGCCCCGATCCTCGCGCCCAGGCCGGCGGCGCGGGCGCCGCGGCCGGTCGATCCCGGGCTCGCGGCCTGA
- a CDS encoding ABC transporter ATP-binding protein, with product MLDWLKSGFSPRRLLVPRRARAGDAKIAVQRVGHRFGNEVVALDNVSIDVHQGEFVCLLGPSGCGKTTLLYALAGHIAPSGGRITIDGQEVSGPSPERMLVFQEPALFPWLSVKQNLTFPLRARGLSRAEASARALEFIHLVQLDGFERAQPHELSGGMRMRVSLARALAMDPQVLLMDEPFGALDAQTRDQMHRLLQRIWMRDQKTVVFVTHNVREALVLGDRVVVMAARPGRVIHDLDVHIPRPRDPDDDALVQLSRRIREEIGSVEPGRRDPPGPATPPPEDRDDRESLPGSDRLPGRAPGAVGARL from the coding sequence ATGCTCGACTGGCTGAAGTCGGGGTTCAGCCCGCGGCGCCTGCTGGTGCCGCGCCGCGCCCGCGCGGGTGACGCCAAGATCGCCGTGCAGCGGGTCGGGCACCGCTTCGGCAACGAGGTGGTGGCGCTCGACAACGTGAGCATCGACGTCCACCAGGGCGAGTTCGTCTGCCTCCTCGGCCCCTCCGGCTGCGGCAAGACCACGCTGCTCTACGCCCTCGCCGGGCACATCGCGCCGAGCGGCGGCCGGATCACCATCGACGGCCAGGAGGTGTCGGGCCCCTCGCCGGAGCGGATGCTGGTCTTCCAGGAGCCGGCGCTCTTCCCCTGGCTCTCGGTGAAGCAGAACCTCACCTTCCCGCTCCGCGCCCGGGGGCTCTCGCGCGCCGAGGCCTCCGCGCGGGCGCTCGAGTTCATCCACCTCGTGCAGCTCGACGGGTTCGAGCGGGCGCAGCCCCACGAGCTCTCGGGCGGCATGCGGATGCGCGTCTCGCTGGCGCGCGCCCTCGCCATGGACCCGCAGGTGCTGCTCATGGACGAGCCCTTCGGCGCGCTCGACGCGCAGACGCGCGACCAGATGCACCGGCTGCTGCAGCGGATCTGGATGCGCGACCAGAAGACGGTGGTCTTCGTCACCCACAACGTCCGCGAGGCGCTGGTGCTCGGCGACCGGGTGGTGGTGATGGCCGCCCGGCCCGGGCGCGTCATCCACGACCTCGACGTCCACATCCCGCGCCCGCGCGACCCGGACGACGACGCGCTGGTGCAGCTCTCGCGGCGCATCCGCGAGGAGATCGGCAGCGTCGAGCCGGGCCGCCGCGACCCGCCCGGCCCCGCCACCCCGCCGCCCGAGGACCGAGATGACCGCGAGAGCCTCCCTGGTTCGGATCGCCTTCCTGGCCGGGCTCCTGGCGCTGTGGGAGCTCGCCTCTAG
- a CDS encoding THUMP domain-containing class I SAM-dependent RNA methyltransferase, with product MTTERAFAACAPGLEPLLAGELAALGLRARATPGGAELEGEDAVALACLGSRLADAVSLRLYEGPERGLDAARAEARRRYGPGARPVARVRGGLATLSLDAAGAPLYKRGWRQRVGAAPLRESVAAALLRFGGYDPARPLLDPMCGSGTLPIEAALLAAGRPPGAGRAFAFERWPGTDARRVAAIRARLTAGRRPPPAVIQASDRNAGALRLAQKNAAAAGVAEAIRFARIDAAQAAPPPGPGLCAVNPPFGVRIDEGAAEAWKALAALLPRLAGWTLAVVAPDRGFERLLPARQAAVLPFVDGGLACKLLRYQL from the coding sequence GTGACGACCGAACGCGCCTTCGCCGCCTGCGCCCCCGGGCTCGAGCCGCTCCTCGCGGGCGAGCTCGCCGCGCTCGGGCTGCGCGCCCGCGCCACGCCCGGCGGCGCCGAGCTGGAGGGCGAGGACGCGGTGGCGCTGGCCTGCCTCGGGAGCCGGCTCGCCGACGCCGTCTCGCTCCGGCTCTACGAGGGGCCGGAGCGCGGCCTCGACGCGGCGCGCGCCGAGGCCCGGCGACGCTACGGCCCGGGGGCGCGGCCGGTGGCCCGCGTCCGCGGCGGCCTCGCCACCCTCTCGCTCGACGCGGCCGGCGCGCCCCTCTACAAGCGCGGCTGGCGGCAGCGCGTCGGGGCGGCCCCGCTGCGCGAGAGCGTCGCGGCCGCGCTCCTACGCTTCGGCGGCTACGATCCGGCGCGACCGCTCCTCGATCCCATGTGCGGCTCCGGCACCCTGCCCATCGAGGCGGCGCTCCTCGCCGCGGGGCGCCCGCCCGGCGCCGGCCGCGCCTTCGCCTTCGAGCGCTGGCCCGGCACCGACGCCCGGCGCGTGGCCGCGATCCGGGCGCGGCTCACGGCCGGCCGACGCCCGCCCCCCGCCGTCATCCAGGCCTCCGACCGGAACGCGGGCGCCCTCCGGCTCGCGCAGAAGAACGCCGCCGCGGCGGGCGTCGCCGAGGCGATCCGCTTCGCGCGGATCGACGCCGCCCAGGCGGCGCCGCCGCCCGGGCCCGGCCTCTGCGCGGTCAACCCGCCCTTCGGCGTCCGCATCGACGAGGGGGCGGCCGAGGCCTGGAAGGCGCTCGCCGCGCTCCTGCCCCGGCTCGCCGGCTGGACCCTCGCCGTCGTGGCGCCCGACCGGGGCTTCGAGCGGCTCCTGCCGGCGCGGCAGGCCGCCGTGCTGCCGTTCGTGGACGGGGGGCTCGCGTGCAAGCTCCTCCGGTACCAGCTTTGA
- a CDS encoding sensor histidine kinase — MPVRRVADRFFDQPELDALALVDDGAPRGLVTRPKLLLKLLRNFGYELFGRGPVQRIAETAPLTVPAAAPLADVVDRALSRPRALVYDELLVEDGGRFVGLISVRDLALHQSAALATSMSQRELATARAAELERENALRSRFLAHVTHELRSPVNAIIGLAELARRASARGQPEAVDERLGLLLSSAAGLRAIVGNVLDLSKLDAGRMDVVPEEVDLSALVTELAATARVLAGQKPVRVSVEAPPEPARVRSDPQKLRQIGLNLAGNAVKFTDRGEVALSLAREGEAWALRVRDTGIGIRAEDLPRLFLPFHQCEDARVRRHEGTGLGLAIARSMAELVGARLAVESVRGQGSTFTLTIPSLDEGPPRCPPPSPSCS; from the coding sequence ATGCCGGTCCGGCGCGTGGCCGACCGGTTCTTCGATCAGCCGGAGCTCGACGCCCTCGCGCTGGTGGACGACGGCGCGCCGCGCGGCCTCGTCACCCGCCCGAAGCTCCTCCTCAAGCTGCTCCGCAACTTCGGCTACGAGCTCTTCGGCCGCGGCCCGGTGCAGCGGATCGCCGAGACCGCCCCGCTGACGGTCCCGGCGGCGGCGCCGCTCGCCGACGTGGTGGACCGGGCGCTGTCGCGCCCCCGGGCGCTCGTCTACGACGAGCTGCTGGTGGAGGACGGCGGGCGCTTCGTCGGCCTCATCTCGGTCCGGGACCTGGCGCTGCACCAGAGCGCCGCGCTCGCGACGAGCATGTCCCAGCGCGAGCTCGCGACCGCGCGCGCCGCCGAGCTGGAGCGCGAGAACGCGCTGCGCTCGCGCTTCCTCGCCCACGTCACCCACGAGCTGCGCTCGCCGGTGAACGCCATCATCGGGCTCGCCGAGCTGGCCCGGCGCGCCAGCGCCCGCGGGCAGCCGGAGGCGGTGGACGAGCGGCTCGGGCTCCTCCTGTCGAGCGCCGCCGGCCTGCGCGCCATCGTCGGCAACGTGCTCGACCTCTCCAAGCTCGACGCCGGCCGCATGGACGTGGTGCCGGAGGAGGTGGACCTCTCCGCGCTGGTGACCGAGCTCGCCGCGACCGCGCGGGTGCTCGCCGGGCAGAAGCCGGTGCGCGTCTCGGTCGAGGCGCCGCCCGAGCCGGCGCGGGTGCGCTCCGATCCGCAGAAGCTCCGCCAGATCGGCCTCAACCTGGCCGGCAACGCGGTCAAGTTCACCGACCGGGGCGAGGTGGCGCTCTCGCTCGCGCGCGAGGGCGAGGCCTGGGCGCTGCGGGTGCGCGACACCGGCATCGGCATCCGGGCCGAGGACCTCCCCCGCCTGTTCCTGCCGTTCCACCAGTGCGAGGACGCCCGGGTGCGCCGGCACGAGGGGACCGGCCTCGGGCTCGCCATCGCGCGCAGCATGGCCGAGCTCGTCGGCGCCCGGCTCGCGGTCGAGAGCGTCCGCGGCCAGGGCTCCACCTTCACCCTCACCATCCCCTCCCTCGACGAAGGACCCCCGCGATGCCCACCGCCAAGCCCGTCGTGCTCGTGA